A portion of the Candidatus Zixiibacteriota bacterium genome contains these proteins:
- a CDS encoding sigma-70 family RNA polymerase sigma factor — protein MVEKNGIIDRILAGETAVFEQLVTDYQRLVNHVVFRMIPDDHDRPDICQDIFMRVYRNLGNFRADARLSTWIARIAYNRCLDYLGRKKISVTAEPLEEAARFIAGNEPRPDEQAVGQNRREVLEQAIGQLPVQYRMIITLYHLDEMSYEEIGKIMKLPIGTVKSYLFRARRQLKETLEARYLREEL, from the coding sequence GTGGTTGAGAAAAATGGCATAATTGACAGAATTCTGGCCGGTGAAACCGCAGTCTTCGAACAATTGGTGACTGATTACCAGCGGTTGGTCAATCATGTGGTTTTCAGGATGATCCCGGATGATCATGATCGGCCGGATATTTGTCAGGATATATTTATGAGAGTTTATAGGAATCTGGGCAATTTTCGCGCTGATGCCCGGCTTTCCACATGGATCGCCCGGATTGCCTATAATCGATGTCTCGATTATCTGGGGCGGAAAAAAATATCTGTGACTGCCGAACCGCTTGAAGAAGCCGCCCGATTTATTGCCGGTAATGAACCGCGACCCGATGAACAGGCCGTCGGACAAAATCGCCGGGAGGTATTGGAACAGGCTATCGGTCAGTTGCCGGTTCAATACCGGATGATAATAACGCTGTATCATCTTGATGAAATGAGTTATGAAGAGATAGGGAAAATCATGAAACTTCCCATAGGGACGGTTAAGAGTTACCTGTTTCGGGCCCGCCGGCAGTTGAAAGAGACTCTCGAGGCCCGCTATTTGCGAGAGGAGCTTTAG
- a CDS encoding zf-HC2 domain-containing protein, whose amino-acid sequence MNCEEALKKLYDIIDKEASQVDIEQVQEHLKNCQHCMSRYQFEEMFKAFVIEKAPSSSKNEKLKSSIMERIERTEKSPRWRFGNPFRFGAVLAASAAALVICIVAAFSLAEIYRHKVYTYPFEKEHMSRQEVSNISQASFGELLSAREYVTNDAHYMSGSDVPGFELVHAGFDEILGNRYVHLRYTGGGGDISLFIGKDADVNLPDFERKVKEGTEYFHHVCRECQVIYWISGQAIAIVVTENKDLDLTQFIPPDESV is encoded by the coding sequence ATGAATTGCGAAGAAGCCCTGAAGAAATTATATGACATAATCGACAAGGAAGCCAGTCAGGTCGATATCGAACAGGTCCAGGAACATCTTAAAAACTGCCAGCATTGTATGTCACGATACCAGTTTGAAGAAATGTTCAAGGCCTTTGTTATCGAAAAGGCTCCATCTTCATCGAAAAACGAAAAGCTGAAAAGCAGTATCATGGAGCGGATCGAACGGACGGAAAAATCGCCCCGGTGGCGTTTTGGTAATCCTTTCCGATTCGGTGCCGTTCTGGCGGCCTCGGCGGCCGCCCTGGTGATATGTATCGTGGCCGCCTTTTCCCTGGCTGAAATTTATCGTCACAAAGTCTATACCTATCCTTTTGAAAAGGAGCATATGTCACGCCAGGAAGTCAGCAACATCAGCCAGGCTTCTTTCGGTGAACTGCTGTCGGCCCGAGAATACGTGACCAATGATGCTCATTATATGTCGGGAAGTGACGTCCCCGGTTTTGAACTGGTCCACGCCGGATTCGATGAAATCCTGGGTAATCGTTATGTTCATCTGCGATATACCGGGGGGGGGGGCGATATATCCCTTTTTATCGGCAAGGATGCCGATGTCAATCTTCCTGATTTCGAAAGAAAGGTAAAGGAAGGCACCGAGTATTTCCATCATGTTTGCCGGGAATGCCAGGTTATTTACTGGATCAGCGGTCAGGCCATCGCCATTGTCGTTACCGAGAATAAAGATCTTGACCTGACACAGTTTATACCGCCCGATGAATCGGTCTGA
- a CDS encoding sigma-70 family RNA polymerase sigma factor — MSSRQSEVERKRARFENEALIHVDSLKRTALRMTKNEGDADDLVQETFFKAFRFWDKFQEGSNCRAWLFKIMTNIFINNYRAKAWTPQTVELEDVDDDFLFGQLSALGPSDNPEKHFFNKVFDDDVKRAIDELPEDFRLVVVLSFLEGFSYQEIAEIVGLNIGTVKSRLHRGRKLLQKSLWEYAVKNGFVKESAR; from the coding sequence ATGAGCAGCCGGCAATCAGAGGTAGAAAGAAAACGGGCGCGGTTCGAAAATGAGGCTCTTATCCATGTGGATTCACTCAAACGAACGGCGCTGAGGATGACCAAAAATGAAGGTGACGCCGATGACCTGGTCCAGGAGACTTTTTTTAAGGCCTTTCGTTTTTGGGACAAGTTTCAGGAAGGATCGAATTGTCGCGCATGGCTGTTTAAGATAATGACCAACATTTTCATCAACAATTACCGGGCCAAAGCCTGGACCCCCCAGACAGTGGAACTGGAAGATGTTGATGATGATTTCCTGTTTGGCCAGCTTTCGGCACTGGGTCCGTCCGACAATCCTGAAAAGCATTTTTTCAATAAAGTTTTTGATGATGATGTCAAGCGAGCCATTGATGAATTACCCGAGGATTTCCGGCTGGTTGTGGTTCTCTCGTTTCTTGAGGGTTTCAGCTACCAGGAGATTGCCGAAATTGTCGGTCTTAATATCGGGACAGTCAAATCGCGGCTTCACCGGGGGCGGAAACTGCTTCAAAAATCACTATGGGAATATGCGGTAAAGAACGGTTTTGTTAAGGAATCGGCCAGATGA
- a CDS encoding S9 family peptidase → MASIGPIYAHISKRTLAAGLVAILILFGIESAPGMNPAEQTYQSPPQVIADIIDAPPTPLISVSPDSRWLLLMDRPGFPPIDEVARPELRLAGVRIDPQFNSPGRQTYFTGLSLKEWSDNEETKVIGLPENPRISNIKWSPDSRKLAFTVLGTNGVELWLIDNIDKPGARRLADILLNDAYGKTIEWTPDSKALICKILLPDRGTPPEKPAIPAGPVIQENLGQIAPAATYADLLTNPHDESLLEYYLTGQLVRIEIDSNRENIGPPGIISSYKISPDGQYLLVETIQRPFSYLVQINNFPHRIEIWRNTGDFVRLITDQPLAEEIPTVTGAVRTGPRQFEWRADADAILCWVEALDKGDPRLESEVRDQIYTLKAPFRGNPIPLFALNFRYDNILWQGDRLAIVSEWWWPTRRIRKWAFAPDDMRVEPEIILDYSWEDRYNHPGSPVEYINEQGQPLLLLDKDRRAIFLIGEGASSEGNRPFLDLFNLETHKTARLWQSEAPYYEEVVRILDVKDNIILTRRESLSEPHNYFIRELNKNKLIPITHFPHPYPQMNEVKKELIRYRRADSLDLTGTLYLPPGYTSEQGPLPTYIWAYPREFKSLDAAGQVTDSPYQFARIGWWSPIPWVMRGYAVLDRASMPIVGEGDEEPNDTFIEQLVDNARAAVKELVRRGVTDPDRVAIGGHSYGAFMAANLLAHSDIFRAGIARTGAYNRTLTPFGFQNEDRTLWEAPDIYYEMSPFMHVDSINEPILIIHGEADNNPGTFPMQSERFYNALKGHGAITRLVMLPHESHSYQARESIMHVLWETDRWLETYVKNASPRDTVLMKPE, encoded by the coding sequence ATGGCTTCAATAGGTCCCATATATGCCCATATTTCAAAACGCACTCTTGCCGCAGGATTAGTTGCGATATTGATCCTGTTTGGCATTGAGTCGGCTCCCGGTATGAATCCGGCGGAACAAACATACCAGTCACCGCCGCAGGTAATAGCCGATATCATCGATGCGCCGCCGACTCCCCTTATATCCGTAAGCCCCGATAGCCGGTGGCTGCTATTGATGGATCGACCGGGTTTCCCGCCAATTGATGAGGTGGCACGACCGGAACTGAGACTGGCCGGGGTTCGTATTGATCCTCAGTTTAACAGCCCCGGGCGACAAACCTACTTCACCGGCCTATCGCTGAAAGAATGGTCCGACAATGAAGAAACCAAGGTCATCGGTCTACCTGAAAACCCCAGAATATCCAATATTAAATGGTCGCCGGACAGCAGGAAACTGGCTTTTACCGTTTTGGGGACAAACGGAGTGGAACTATGGCTAATCGATAATATCGATAAACCCGGGGCCAGACGCCTGGCAGATATATTACTCAATGATGCCTATGGCAAAACAATCGAATGGACTCCCGACAGCAAAGCTCTTATCTGCAAAATCCTTCTTCCCGATCGAGGCACTCCTCCTGAGAAACCGGCGATCCCTGCCGGTCCGGTTATTCAGGAGAATCTCGGACAAATCGCTCCGGCCGCGACTTATGCCGATCTCCTGACAAATCCTCACGATGAATCTCTGTTGGAATATTATCTGACCGGTCAACTGGTTCGGATAGAAATTGACAGCAATCGGGAAAATATCGGCCCCCCCGGTATCATATCTTCTTATAAAATCTCGCCCGATGGCCAGTATTTGCTGGTGGAAACAATCCAACGGCCTTTCTCCTATCTCGTACAGATTAATAACTTTCCCCATCGTATCGAAATCTGGAGAAATACCGGCGATTTCGTCCGCCTGATTACGGACCAGCCGCTGGCTGAGGAAATTCCAACCGTCACCGGAGCGGTTCGCACCGGACCGCGTCAATTCGAATGGCGGGCCGATGCCGACGCCATCCTGTGCTGGGTCGAGGCCCTTGATAAGGGTGATCCGCGCCTTGAAAGCGAGGTAAGAGACCAGATTTATACTCTCAAAGCACCTTTCAGGGGTAATCCCATTCCTCTTTTCGCTCTTAATTTCAGGTACGATAACATCCTGTGGCAAGGCGACCGTCTGGCTATAGTATCGGAGTGGTGGTGGCCAACGCGTCGCATCCGGAAATGGGCCTTTGCTCCTGATGATATGCGGGTCGAGCCGGAAATTATTCTGGACTACTCATGGGAAGACCGGTACAATCATCCCGGCTCACCGGTGGAATATATTAACGAACAGGGACAACCGCTACTCCTGCTGGATAAGGACCGAAGGGCGATTTTTCTTATCGGCGAGGGAGCCTCCTCTGAAGGTAACCGGCCTTTCCTTGACCTCTTCAATCTTGAAACCCATAAAACTGCCCGCCTGTGGCAATCCGAGGCACCTTATTATGAGGAAGTCGTTCGGATTCTGGATGTAAAAGACAATATCATCCTTACCCGGCGGGAATCGCTAAGCGAACCTCACAATTATTTTATCCGGGAACTGAACAAAAACAAACTGATCCCGATAACCCATTTCCCTCATCCCTACCCACAGATGAATGAAGTGAAAAAGGAGTTGATCCGGTACCGCAGGGCCGACAGCCTTGATCTGACCGGCACTCTCTATCTTCCCCCCGGTTATACATCTGAACAGGGTCCTCTGCCGACCTATATCTGGGCCTATCCGCGTGAATTTAAGAGCCTCGATGCCGCGGGACAGGTAACCGATTCCCCTTATCAATTCGCCCGTATTGGCTGGTGGTCACCGATTCCCTGGGTTATGCGCGGTTACGCCGTCCTCGACCGGGCCAGTATGCCGATTGTCGGTGAGGGCGATGAGGAACCCAACGATACCTTCATCGAACAACTGGTTGACAATGCCCGGGCCGCGGTCAAGGAACTGGTCCGACGCGGTGTCACCGATCCCGATCGGGTAGCCATAGGCGGGCATTCATACGGAGCCTTCATGGCCGCTAATTTGCTGGCCCATTCGGATATTTTCCGGGCCGGGATCGCCCGGACCGGAGCTTACAACCGGACCCTGACTCCATTCGGTTTTCAAAATGAGGATCGGACTCTCTGGGAAGCGCCGGATATTTATTATGAAATGTCGCCTTTCATGCACGTCGATTCCATCAATGAACCGATCCTGATAATACATGGTGAGGCGGACAACAACCCCGGAACCTTTCCGATGCAAAGTGAACGGTTTTACAACGCCCTCAAAGGTCACGGAGCGATTACCCGGTTGGTGATGTTACCGCATGAAAGCCACAGTTATCAGGCGCGGGAATCGATTATGCATGTTCTGTGGGAAACCGACCGCTGGCTGGAAACATATGTCAAAAATGCTTCACCCCGCGATACGGTTTTAATGAAACCTGAATAA
- a CDS encoding tetratricopeptide repeat protein: protein MIGKYIFIVFFILIAVPSRILAETTIHDPAIAKISDDIYINNFRAAIESSQNIIDREPGNPLGYFLLGAIYQTVSEEYRNDSFKDDIDSNLEMAIDLCDKRLDKDPDNAGYYFISGAAYGYLGLHRAFHGNWWTAFRDGLKCNSNLKIALELDSTFYDAYWGLGAYYYYRTLKAKDFIWLPFITDDREKGMSMIRRAIDSGFLANELARPSFLRIYTFENRYDEVITLADSLLESDPDDPYYLLYYIEALLALGKTDEAEEAILDLKVAWKESSYFDPDGALESELLYARLALARGDGDTFKKIIDYLISQKSRADENAYFAETYKKVKEIKDRNR from the coding sequence ATGATCGGGAAATATATTTTCATTGTTTTTTTTATTCTCATAGCTGTGCCGAGCCGAATCCTCGCCGAGACTACCATTCATGACCCGGCGATAGCAAAAATTTCCGACGATATTTATATCAATAATTTCCGGGCGGCTATTGAAAGCAGCCAAAATATAATAGACCGGGAGCCGGGGAATCCGCTTGGCTATTTTCTTCTGGGCGCTATTTATCAGACGGTATCTGAAGAATATCGCAATGATTCATTCAAAGATGATATTGACAGCAATCTGGAAATGGCCATTGATCTGTGCGATAAACGTCTGGATAAGGATCCGGATAATGCCGGGTATTATTTTATTTCAGGAGCGGCGTACGGATATCTGGGGTTACATCGAGCCTTCCATGGCAACTGGTGGACGGCTTTTCGAGATGGATTAAAATGCAATTCCAATCTGAAAATAGCCCTTGAACTCGACAGCACCTTTTATGATGCCTACTGGGGGTTGGGCGCTTATTATTATTATCGAACCCTGAAAGCGAAGGATTTTATCTGGTTACCCTTTATCACCGATGACCGCGAAAAGGGAATGAGCATGATCCGGCGAGCCATCGATTCCGGTTTTCTGGCCAATGAACTGGCACGGCCATCGTTTTTGCGTATCTACACCTTCGAGAATCGTTATGACGAGGTAATTACCCTGGCCGATTCGCTCCTTGAAAGCGATCCGGATGATCCATATTATTTGCTGTATTATATCGAGGCTCTGCTGGCTCTGGGGAAAACTGATGAAGCTGAGGAAGCCATACTGGATTTGAAAGTAGCCTGGAAGGAATCATCATATTTCGACCCTGATGGGGCCCTGGAATCGGAACTGCTTTATGCCAGGCTGGCTTTGGCCAGAGGGGATGGGGATACTTTTAAAAAGATCATCGACTATCTTATTTCTCAGAAAAGCCGGGCTGACGAGAATGCCTACTTCGCCGAAACCTATAAGAAAGTCAAAGAAATCAAAGACAGGAATCGATGA
- the selD gene encoding selenide, water dikinase SelD, producing the protein MGPKFLAEVLKSLPPESNPNLLVGYNKADDAGVFRISESQALVQTVDFFPPIVDDPYVFGQIAAANALSDIYAMGGTPLTALNIVGFPPKMPAFILTEILRGGADKIHEAGAIIVGGHSIKDNELKYGLACTGIIDIDKIISNAGAKPGDCLLLTKPLGTGIITTAIKKKLASEADTEAVSCQMAQLNKTASELMKEYGTRAATDVTGFGILGHAFEMAEASEVSIEIDYASLPIIPGAVKYAEAGALTGGANANREYLQDKINISHHLSQSQRDVLFDAQTSGGLLIALDDNSCQRLLRDPRAETLSIARIGRITEKNRITITVT; encoded by the coding sequence CTGGGGCCAAAGTTTTTGGCTGAAGTATTAAAAAGTCTTCCACCGGAAAGTAACCCGAATCTACTGGTCGGATATAATAAGGCCGATGATGCCGGGGTCTTTCGGATCTCGGAGAGTCAGGCGCTGGTTCAAACGGTGGATTTTTTCCCGCCGATCGTCGATGATCCGTATGTCTTCGGCCAGATTGCCGCCGCTAATGCCTTGTCGGATATTTATGCTATGGGGGGGACTCCCTTAACAGCTTTGAATATCGTCGGATTTCCGCCCAAAATGCCGGCATTCATTCTGACAGAAATCCTTCGCGGCGGCGCGGATAAGATTCATGAGGCCGGAGCCATTATTGTTGGCGGTCATTCAATTAAAGACAACGAACTCAAGTACGGGCTGGCCTGCACCGGAATCATAGATATCGATAAGATTATAAGCAATGCCGGGGCCAAACCGGGTGACTGCCTGCTTCTGACCAAACCGCTCGGAACCGGTATCATTACCACTGCTATCAAGAAAAAACTGGCCTCCGAAGCCGATACCGAGGCGGTTTCCTGCCAGATGGCGCAATTGAATAAGACCGCCTCAGAACTGATGAAGGAGTATGGCACCCGGGCCGCCACCGATGTAACCGGGTTCGGAATTCTGGGCCATGCTTTTGAGATGGCGGAAGCCTCAGAGGTTTCGATCGAAATCGATTATGCGTCATTACCGATCATTCCCGGTGCTGTCAAATACGCTGAGGCCGGGGCTCTGACCGGAGGGGCCAATGCCAACCGTGAATATCTTCAGGATAAGATAAATATTTCCCATCACCTGTCGCAGTCACAAAGAGATGTTCTGTTTGATGCCCAGACTTCGGGTGGGCTGTTGATCGCCCTTGATGACAATTCCTGTCAGCGACTTCTTCGGGACCCGCGGGCCGAAACGTTAAGTATTGCCCGGATTGGCCGAATTACAGAAAAAAACAGGATTACCATAACCGTGACATAG
- the murQ gene encoding N-acetylmuramic acid 6-phosphate etherase, whose protein sequence is MKDKHEKELIAHLSRLGTEKTNPGTAAIDTLSPLEITRLINNEDKKVAGVVEKALPEIARAADTAAMTLKQGGRIIYLGAGTSGRLGVLDAAECPPTFGIDPSRVVGLISGGHQTLVLSKEGAEDHEEWAVADLKEKNLTKNDFVIGLAASVRTPYTIAGLKYAASIGCPTAFIVCNHVEKSDIKPDILIELPVGPEVITGSTRMKSGTAQKMTLNLITTTAMILLGKTYGNLMVDLKATSDKLAARSRKMLMEFLGIGYDEADRLLKQSDGSVKTAIVMKKLDLDKSSAEQRLRDADGFLKRVIG, encoded by the coding sequence ATGAAAGATAAGCATGAAAAGGAATTAATCGCCCATTTGTCACGATTGGGCACTGAAAAAACCAATCCCGGTACAGCCGCCATTGATACTCTCTCTCCTCTGGAAATCACCCGTCTTATCAACAACGAGGATAAAAAAGTCGCCGGGGTGGTGGAAAAAGCTCTGCCCGAAATCGCCCGAGCGGCCGATACCGCGGCCATGACACTCAAACAGGGTGGACGGATTATATATCTCGGGGCTGGAACCTCCGGCCGTCTGGGGGTGCTCGATGCCGCCGAATGCCCGCCAACTTTCGGGATTGATCCTTCCCGGGTCGTCGGATTGATTTCCGGCGGTCATCAGACCCTGGTTCTTTCAAAAGAAGGGGCCGAGGATCATGAAGAATGGGCAGTGGCCGATCTGAAGGAAAAGAACCTCACGAAAAATGATTTTGTCATCGGTCTGGCGGCCTCGGTTCGGACCCCCTACACTATCGCGGGATTGAAATACGCCGCCTCGATTGGATGTCCCACCGCCTTTATCGTTTGTAATCACGTGGAAAAGTCAGATATCAAACCTGATATCCTGATTGAACTGCCGGTCGGCCCGGAGGTTATAACCGGGTCCACCCGCATGAAATCGGGCACCGCCCAGAAGATGACTCTTAATTTGATTACCACCACAGCCATGATTCTTCTGGGCAAAACTTATGGCAATCTGATGGTCGATCTTAAGGCGACTTCGGATAAACTGGCCGCCCGCTCGCGTAAAATGCTGATGGAGTTTCTGGGTATTGGTTATGATGAGGCCGACCGCCTGCTGAAACAATCCGATGGATCGGTTAAGACGGCGATTGTCATGAAGAAACTCGATCTGGATAAATCCTCCGCCGAACAGCGACTCCGCGACGCCGACGGTTTTCTGAAACGAGTGATCGGGTAA
- a CDS encoding PAS domain S-box protein, with protein MGKNGHPLPPFYATDSILDHIAEHAVIHDLNHEIIWLNKAAYESVNATRDGLIGRHCYEIWQGRDEPCIGCPVVKGIETGISQTAEIKSPDERYWLIRSHPLRDDHNNIIGAVELTYDITAQKNAELELAKREESYRNIYNSALVGFWRSRIDDGTLLKLNPAAVRALGYDSEEEVIGKIKGTLFYTPEERERFLRQLLEKGEISSFETRLTIRDGSQVDVLMSGRIYPEKGYIEGVIINITERKKFEEALRLSEKKYRELYENMREGSAEVDMDGRIVECNTTFRKMLGYGPEEIMALTYRDITPSKWHPIEEVILNDQVLRRGYSDTYEKEYIRKNGTTFPVELRTYLIRSENGVPSGMWAIVRDITERRRSELMILRSEKKYRDLVENISEGMCIIDHNENFLFVNLAACEIFGYSREEIMGMNVRQVVIDDDMKIIADSIRQCREGRIARIEVTIRHKNSTLRHLQISATPYYDTRGVIIGSIGIFSDITDRISAEKEKARLHEQLERSRRMESLGVLAGGVAHDLNNILGPLVAYPEMILMKLPEDSPARRQLTMMGKCARDAAEVIQDLLTLARRGRYEMIPTDLNEVVEAYLSSVSFTELKNNIPDVELIEKLDPAIDRIMGSAPHLLKIIMNLVINAYDAMPQGGRLTIESSEAYLEKLGSGFGNISKGDYIILKIKDTGIGIDEKYLKHIFEPYYSKKEMGSSGSGLGLSVVYGILQDHKGYYDINSRINHGTEFILYFPACKQSLVTKTEQCGDYRGKENILIIDDAAEQREIATEILSNLGYQVETAFNGHNALEILREKSFDLIVLDMIMEKGFDGLDTYRGILNMYPGQKAVIVSGFSATDRVNKTLELGAGQYIKKPYTINQLGRAIREELNRQPAAISG; from the coding sequence ATGGGAAAAAATGGCCATCCGCTTCCACCTTTTTATGCGACGGATTCCATTCTCGATCACATTGCCGAACACGCTGTAATTCATGACCTGAATCACGAAATCATCTGGCTGAATAAAGCCGCTTATGAATCGGTCAACGCTACCCGCGATGGATTAATCGGCCGCCACTGTTATGAGATCTGGCAGGGCCGCGATGAACCCTGCATTGGCTGCCCGGTAGTCAAGGGTATTGAAACCGGTATCTCCCAAACGGCCGAAATAAAATCTCCCGATGAGCGATACTGGTTGATCCGTTCCCATCCTCTTCGCGACGATCATAATAACATCATTGGTGCCGTTGAATTGACCTATGATATCACCGCCCAGAAAAATGCGGAACTGGAACTGGCCAAAAGAGAAGAAAGCTATCGTAATATCTACAACAGCGCCCTGGTCGGATTCTGGAGATCACGAATCGATGATGGAACCCTGCTGAAACTGAACCCGGCGGCTGTCAGGGCACTCGGTTACGATAGCGAAGAAGAAGTCATTGGCAAAATCAAGGGAACCCTGTTTTACACTCCTGAGGAACGCGAACGATTTCTCCGGCAGTTGTTGGAGAAGGGCGAAATCTCCAGTTTCGAAACGCGCCTGACAATCCGGGATGGCAGTCAGGTGGATGTCTTGATGTCCGGACGGATATATCCGGAAAAGGGATATATCGAGGGGGTGATTATCAACATCACCGAGCGCAAAAAATTCGAAGAAGCTCTGAGACTTTCTGAGAAAAAATATCGGGAGCTTTATGAGAACATGCGTGAAGGATCGGCTGAAGTCGATATGGACGGTCGCATTGTGGAATGCAACACCACCTTTCGGAAAATGCTCGGTTACGGTCCGGAAGAAATCATGGCCTTAACCTATCGCGATATCACTCCGTCCAAATGGCACCCGATTGAGGAAGTCATCTTGAATGATCAGGTTCTCAGGCGCGGATATTCCGATACTTATGAAAAAGAATACATCAGAAAAAACGGAACCACTTTCCCGGTCGAACTCAGAACCTACTTAATCCGTAGCGAGAATGGTGTCCCTTCGGGAATGTGGGCCATTGTCCGGGATATCACCGAACGGCGCCGGTCGGAACTTATGATTCTTCGTTCAGAGAAAAAATATCGCGACCTGGTCGAAAATATCTCGGAAGGCATGTGCATTATTGACCATAATGAAAACTTCCTGTTTGTTAATTTGGCTGCCTGTGAAATCTTTGGTTATTCCCGCGAAGAAATAATGGGCATGAACGTTCGACAGGTAGTCATTGATGACGATATGAAAATCATAGCCGATAGTATCCGCCAGTGCCGGGAGGGTCGGATTGCCAGGATTGAAGTAACCATAAGGCACAAAAACAGCACCTTGCGCCATTTGCAGATATCCGCCACCCCCTATTATGATACCAGGGGCGTTATCATCGGGTCAATCGGTATATTCTCCGACATAACCGATCGCATCAGCGCCGAAAAAGAAAAAGCCCGATTGCATGAACAACTCGAGCGTTCGCGCCGCATGGAATCATTGGGAGTCCTGGCCGGCGGCGTGGCCCATGATCTCAACAACATCCTGGGACCGCTGGTGGCTTATCCGGAAATGATTCTAATGAAACTCCCCGAGGATTCTCCAGCCCGCAGGCAATTGACCATGATGGGTAAATGCGCCCGCGATGCCGCCGAAGTCATTCAGGATCTTCTCACCCTCGCCCGTCGCGGTCGTTATGAAATGATCCCGACCGATCTCAATGAGGTTGTAGAAGCCTACCTGTCATCGGTCAGTTTTACGGAGCTGAAAAATAACATTCCCGATGTGGAGTTGATAGAAAAACTCGATCCGGCTATTGATCGAATCATGGGTTCGGCTCCGCATCTGTTAAAAATCATCATGAATCTGGTCATAAATGCTTACGATGCCATGCCGCAGGGCGGCCGGTTGACGATTGAATCCTCGGAAGCTTACCTGGAAAAATTAGGCAGTGGTTTCGGTAATATCAGCAAAGGTGATTATATTATCCTTAAAATAAAGGATACCGGGATTGGTATCGATGAAAAGTATTTAAAACACATCTTCGAGCCCTACTATTCCAAAAAGGAGATGGGAAGCAGTGGCTCCGGCCTTGGATTATCAGTGGTTTATGGAATTCTCCAGGATCACAAAGGCTATTATGATATAAATTCCCGGATCAATCATGGAACGGAATTCATTCTCTATTTTCCCGCCTGTAAACAGAGTCTGGTCACCAAAACCGAACAATGCGGCGATTACCGGGGAAAAGAAAATATTCTGATTATTGATGATGCCGCGGAACAAAGGGAAATCGCCACCGAAATCCTAAGTAACCTCGGTTATCAGGTCGAAACCGCCTTCAATGGTCACAATGCTCTTGAAATCCTCCGGGAAAAATCCTTTGACCTTATTGTTCTTGATATGATTATGGAGAAAGGGTTTGACGGCCTCGACACCTATCGCGGAATTTTAAATATGTATCCCGGACAGAAAGCGGTTATTGTAAGCGGTTTCTCAGCCACCGACCGGGTCAATAAAACCCTGGAACTGGGCGCCGGTCAATATATCAAGAAACCTTATACTATCAATCAACTGGGTCGGGCCATCAGAGAGGAACTGAATCGGCAACCAGCCGCTATTTCTGGGTAA